The genomic interval TTCTTGAAGTTGAAGATATTGATGAGCAGAGGGCAAATGATAATGCTTTCTATAAAACAAGGGATGCTGTTGATAAATTAAAGGAATTGCTAAAAGATTATCCAGCAGGAAGTCTTGAAAATGAGCTTTACGAACACCTTTCATACCTGAAATATAAAGCTGTATGGATTGTTGGTGGTGACGGATGGGCTTACGATATTGGTTATGGCGGATTAGACCATGTAACAGCTTCTGGAATGGATGTAAATATCCTCGTTCTTGATACAGAGGTCTACTCTAACACAGGTGGACAGAGGTCTAAAGCAACGCCTATGGGTGGTATGGCAAAGTTCGCGATGGGCGGAAAAGAAACAGAGAAAAAGGACTTAGGCCTTATCTCAATGTCTTACAGAAATGTTTATGTTGGCTCAATTGCTTTTGGTGCAAGCATGACTCAAACTTTAAAGGCAATGAAAGAAGCGGCATCCTATCCAGGACCATCGTTGCTTGTTGCTTATTCCAACTGCATTGAGCATGGAATAAATATGGCTCAGGGACCTGAAGAGGCTAAACTTGCTGTTGAAACAGGTTACTGGCTGCTTTACAGGTTTGACCCGAGAAGGTTGAAGGAGAAAAAGAACCCATTGCAGCTTGATTCAAAAGAGCCTTCAAGGCCTTTAAGAGACTTTTACGAATCACAAAGAAGGTTTAAGTATTTGCTTGAAACTCAGCCTGAAATTGCTGAAAAGTATCTTGAAGAGGCAAGCAAGTGGGTAATAAACAGATATAGATACTACAAGAAACTTTCAGAACTCTCTTTTGAAGACTGGGAAGTATAATAATTTTATAAAAATTTAAGCCCCGATTTTTTCGGGGCTTTTTTATTTTTTTATAACCTTTTTTTATTTTTTTCGTAAAAAAAATGTTAACAAATTATTTGAGGAGATTAAATCATGAAAAAATTTATTAATGTAATTGCGCTTGTTTTTTTTGCTTTTAGCGGGTTTTCTGCAAATTACTTAAAACTTGCAAAAACCCCTGATGCGGGAATTAACAAACTTGTTTTTGTTTATCAGGATGATTTATTTGTATCAAACCTTGACGGTACAAATGTAAGAAGATTGGTTAAGGCTGTTGGTCCTGAGTCATTTCCAAAATTTTCACCTGATGGTAAGTGGATAGCATTTACATCCTATTACAATGGTAACAGAAATGTTTATGTTATTCCTTCAGAAGGTGGAGAAATTCACCAAATTACATTTGAACCTGAAGGGGCTCAAATGCTTGAATGGAGTAATGACGGAAAGTATATTTACTATTTAACCACAAGGGGCTGTTTTTCAAGATTTTTCAGAAAAATCTATAAAATCAGGGTTAAAGATGGAAAACCTGTTGGAATAGGACAGGAGTTTCCCGTTGATATGGCTTCAACCTTATGCTTTAACGATAAGGGAGACGCATACACATTAAACAGGCATTCTCTTTACTTCTGGTGGTGGAAGAGGTATAAGGGAAGCGCAAATACAGATGTTTGGGTTTACAACAAAAAAACAAAGAAAATCGAAAATATCACAAAAACAAAGTTTAATGAATCTTGGCCTATATGGGCTGGAGATTACATTTACTTTGTTTCTGAAAATAATAAAGGGATAGCAAATATTTTTAGAATAAACCTTAAAACAAAAAAGAGGGAGCAAGTAACATTCCACAAAGACTATGCTGCTCAGTGGCCGTCTCTATCTTCCGATAGAAAGTATATTGTTTACGAATGTGGGGCAGATTTATGGAAATTGAATCTCAAAACCTTAAAGTATGGAAAGATTAGCATTAAAGCAGATGTTGACTCAATTCTCCCAGAATATGAATTTGTAAATCCTTCAAACCTCATTACCACTTTCTCAGTTTCACCAACAGGAAAAAGATTGGTTTTTTCAGCCAGGGGAGAAATATTTACAGCACCGAAAAAGAATGGAGAGATTAGACAGATAACATTTAACAGTGGGGCAAGAGACGATGAGCCTGTATGGTCTCCTAAAAAAGACAAAATAGCATTTATCTCAGATAGAGACGGAGAAGAGAATGTTTATCTAATAGACCAATTTGCAAAGACAGAACCTGTAAAATTGACCAATAGAAAATCAGGGTTTATAAGTGATTTAAGGTTTTCTCCCGATGGAAATTATTTAACATATAAAACAAACGATTTTGCTTTTTACCTTTTTGATATAAATGCAAAGAAGGAAATTTTAATCTCAAAAACCAAGAGGGATTTTTCAAGGGAGTATGAATGGTCTCCAGACAGCAGGTGGATTGTCTACACAGAAACAATGCCTAATTATCACAGTGCAATATATGTCTACAATGTTGTTGAGAAGAAAAGTTACAAATTATACTCATCTGTTTTCAACATTGCCAACCCTGTTTTTTCTGCCGATGGAAAGTACATTTACTTTATAACATCAAGGTATGGTGAAAATGCAAACATTGCAATGATTATGCTTCAAAAGGAGAAGAAAAATCCACTGGAAAAAGAGTGGGATGAAGAGGTTGTAAAAAAAGAAAATAAAGAAGCAAAGAAAAAAGATAAGAAAAATGAAAAGAAGGCAAAGGTTGAAAAGAAAAAATCAAATAAGGTTAAGGTAAAAATTGACTTTGATGGAATTGAAAGAAGGGTTGAACTCCTTCCGTTAAACGGGTACACAATCTGGGGAATTAGGCCTATAAAAGGCGGTTTATATGTTGCGTTTAAGCCTATAACAAAGGATTTAACAGTAAAGAGAAGCTCAAGGTGGAGTTTTGGATATAACCTGTATTTTTACAATGTAAAGGAAAATAAACTAACAGAGGTGGCAAAGGGAGTTCACGGCTTTGATATTTCAAACAACAATAAGTGGGTTGCAATTCTTTACACAAAATCCTATCAAATTGCAAGAGCAAAGGCAAAAGCAAGCCCAAAAGACAGAAAGTCATTTTCAACTCTTTCTATGAAATTAGACAGAAAGGCTGAATGGCATCAGATTTTTAGCGAATCCTGGAGAATGGTAAGGGATATGTTTTACGACAAAAATCTCCACGGCGTTGATTGGAACAAGATGAGAAGAAAGTATGAAAAAATGGTTGACTATTGCCAGACGAGAAATGATTTAAACAGGATACTTGAAGAGCTTGTTGGTGAATTGAACGCATCCCATCAGGGAGCAAGGGGTGGAGATTTCAGGGAAAAACCAAAGAGAGTGGGAATAGGAAGTTTAGGTGCTGTTTTAGTACCTGACGGAAAATTCTATAAATTTGCAAAGATTTACAAAGGAAATCCCTATTACAAACAGTACAACTCACCCCTTGATAAACCATACATTAAGGTTAAAGAAGGGGATTACCTTATAAAAATTGATAATCAAATTGTTAAAACAGACAGGGATTACAGGTGGTATTTAATTAACAAAGCAGGTAAATCGGTAACCCTTACAGTAAACAATAAACCATCTGAAAAGGGGGCATGGGATGTAAGGGTTAAACCTATTTCCTCTGAATACATGCTTAGATACCTAAACTGGGTTGAGAAAAACAGGGCTATTGTTGAGAAACAATCAAACGGTGAAATAGGCTATATCCATCTTAATTATATGCTTGGGGATAACCTTGCGGTATTTTACGATTACATTCGCTATTACTTTGATAAAAAAGGACTTATTCTTGATGTAAGGTGGAATGGCGGTGGTGGAATAGACCCACAGTTGATTGATTACCTTGAAAGAAAACAGTATCAGGTAACAAGGCTTAGAAATGGAGAGGATTTACCAAGACCTATGGATATTTTCAGAGGGAAAATAGTTGTTTTGTGCAACGAATTTTCATACTCAGATGCAGAAGTTTTCCCAAATGCCTTTAAGGTAAGAAAGTTAGGAAAACTTATAGGGGTTCCAACATTAGGCTTTGTTATTGCAGTTGATGAGTATCCGTTAATTGATGGCGGGCACATAAGAAAAACCTTTATCGGAATATGGGATATTTATGGCCATCAATTGGAATCAAGGGGCGCTATTCCTGACATAATAGTTGAAAATGACCCAAATCAGTTTGAAAAAGGGTATGATGCTCAGTTGCAAAAGGCCATTGAGGTATTAAAAAAAGAAATCAAATCAGAAAAATCGAAAAAGATAGATACTTCAATTAAGCCAAGATAAAGAATATTTAAATATTTTAACTTTAAGGAAGCCTTTACAGGCTTCCTTTTTTATTTTTAAATATAACTTTATTAAAAACATTTTTTAAAGTAAAATTATTTTTGTTTGAATTAAAAAAAGATGGAGGAGTTAAAAATGAAAAAAATTTTATCATTAATTGCGATTATTCTGGTATCTACAGTTGTTTCTTGCAGCAGCAGAGACAATAAGGTTGTAAAAACTAATAGTACAAAAGAAACTAAAGCAGCAGTTAATACCACAAATACTGATTTTGAAGGGGTAGTGCTTTCTACCGCAGATGCATCAAGATATACCTACATTAAGTACAAAACACCTGAAGGAAAAACCTTATGGGCTGCAGTTTTAAAAACAAAAATTAATAAAGGGGATAAAATTAAACTTATAGCTGCCCAACCTATGATGAATTTTGAATCTAAGTCTTTGAAAAAACATTTTGACTTAATTTACTTTGCTGAAGGGATTGAAGTTAATGGAAAGGTTATTGGAGAAAATACAAAAAAAATGGAAATGAAGATGCCGGAAGATGGTATTCACAGCGGGAAGAATCCTCACATTTCTCAGGATATTGCAAAAATTGATACCTCAAAAATAAAGAAGCTTAAAGGCGGCGTTACCGTTAAAGAAATCCTTGAAAATGCTGAAAAATTTAAAGGTAAAACAGTAAAGTTTAGAGGTGTTGTGGTTAAGTTTTTACCTAATATTATGAAGAAAAACTGGATTCACCTAAAAGATGCTTCAACTGATAAGGATATTACAGCAACTACCAATGAAACATTTAAGGTTGGTGAAACTGTTGCTATTGAAGGAAAGGTAATTACAGACAAAGATTTTGGTTTTGGTTACTACTACAAAGTGTTAATTGAGGATGCAAAGAGGATTAAATAATTTATGAAATTTAGTGATCATTTTTTTGGATTTACCTTTTCAGATGCAAACAGGGTTTTCTCTCAAATACTTAAAAAAGGTCACTTTGGCGAATTATACTTTGAATTTTCTGAAAGTATTTCTGTTGTTTTTGAGGATGATATTGTTAAATCTGCATCAAGGGTCCAGCAGGGTGGAGTGGGAGTCAGAGTAATTGAGGGAGAAACAACTGGTTACTCTTACTGCGAAACCTTTGATATTGATTCAATAATAAAAGCAGGAAAATTTGCTTCAGCTATTGCATCATCTAAAAGGGATTTGTTTACTTATCCTATAGAATTTAAAGAGATTAAGGGACATTATCTCTATCAAGCAGATTTAATACTTGAAAGTTTTGAGCTAACAAAAAGAGTTGAAATTTTAAAAAAACTAACTGAAAAGGCTTACAAATACTCAGACCTTATAAAAAAAGCAAACGGAAGGATTACCGATACAGTATCAAGGATTTTTATTATTAATTCACAAGGTGAATACGGTTTTGATATAAGACCCTCCATTAGTGTTTCTGTTAGCACTATTGCAGAAAAAGGAGACAAAAGAGAGTTTGGAAGAGATGGTTTTGCAAAAAGGGGTGGGTTTGAGTTAATAAATGGTGACATTTTAACCAGTCTTGCAAATGAGGCTTCAAGAAAGGCAATATTAAACCTTGATGCAAAACCAGCCCCTGCAGGCTTAATGCCAGTTGTTTTAGCAGCTGGAGAATCAGGGGCTTTAATTCACGAATCTGTTGGCCATCCGTTGGAGGCTGATTTTATCAGAAAAAAAAGCTCGGCATATACCGGAAGGGTAGGGGAAAAGGTAGCATCTTCACTTTGTACAATAGTTGACGACGGTACAATTCCAGAAAATACTGGTTCATTAAACTTTGACGATGAGCTTGTAAAAACAGAAAAAACTGTTTTAATTGAAAAGGGGATTTTAAAAAGATTTATGACAGACAGACTTAATGCTGATTTACTCTCAATACCTTATTCCGGGAACGGGAAAAGGGAATCTTTTAAATCAAACCCAATCCCAAGAATGAGGGTAACCTACCTTGATGCAGGGGAGGATAATCCAGAAGATATAATAAAATCTGTGGAAAAAGGGATTATGTGTTGTTCATTTGCTGGTGGACAGGTTGATATTTCAAGCGGCGATTTTGTCTTTGTACCAAATGAAAGTTACTATATTGAAAATGGAGAAGTCAAATATCCAGTTAAGAATTTAACGCTAATAGGAAATGGTCCCGATGTGCTAACAAAGGTTGATATGGTAGGTTACGATTTAAAATTTTCTTCAGGCAACTGGATATGTGGAAAAGGGCAGAGTGTTCAGGTTGGAATTGGTATGCCTACAATCAGGATAAAAGAGATTACAGTAGGGGGACAGCAGGCATGAAAGATAAGAAATTTTATATAGATATTGCATACAGGTTGGTAAAAAAGTTCAGCCCTAAATTTGACTATTTAAAAATTTACCTTACCCCAATGCAAGAGACAGAAGTAAATATTCTAAATGGTGGTATAGAAAATGTTAACTTTTCTGAAAGCATCCCTATTTCAATTGTAGGAGCTAAAAATGGCAAAACTGCATCTGTATCCGGGAATTTTATAAATGAATCAAAGGTTGAATCTTTAATAAATTACCTGACAAATCTTATCGATATTGTTGAAAAAGATCCGTATTTTGTCATTCCGGAGAGGGAATTAATAGGCAAAGCAGATGCGAATATAGACACCTTTGATGTAAATTTTTTCGGCAAAACAGTTGAAGATATGGTTTATGAAGCAAAGAATCTTGAAAATGTTGCACTGTCTTTAAACTCAGATGTGAAATCAGCTGGTTCTTTTTATTCTGCATATGCAGGCCTAACTATTTTTGCAAATTCCTACCTTTTTGCAGATGGTTTTGAACATACATATTTTGGAAAGGGAATAGTTTTGTTATCAGAGGACAGAATTGAAGGCTCAAGCAATGTTGGAAGAAAGGTTAGAGACGGCTGGTGGGATTATGCTGTAAAAGAGGATTTAGTTGAAGATTCAGAAAATATTTCTAAAAAAGCAGTTGAAAGGGTTTTATCCAAAAAGGGTGCTAAAAAACCAGAAACTGGCATTTTACCTGTTGTTTTTGAAAAGACAGTTGCAAGAGGATTTTTTTCCTCATTAGCATCGGCTTTAACAGGCAGCAATTTATATAGAAAAGAAAGCTTTCTAACTGATAAATTAAACTCTAAGATTGCGGTGGACTTTTTAACAGTGGTAAAGGCTTGCTTCCAATTCTGATACAAAGAGTTCTAAAAGTTTTTCATCAAGTGTTTTAAATTCTTTTTCTTCTGCAAAACCCATATATAAAAAGCCAAGAAAATGATTATGCCTTATAAGTTTTACCAAAACAGAATAGTTGTCATTTTTAAATAAAAAGATGGCATTCTTTACCTGTTTACTCTGGGTAATAATAAATTCTTTTGCATTAAATATAAACCTTTCAGGTTGAAAGTTATGTTGAGAATAAAATTCATGGTGCATGGTTAGTGTGTCATTTAAAGGAGAGTAGAGTAGTATTGCAAAATTCATAGGTTTAAAAAACCTTACAGAGTGATGTTTAAATATATTGATTGCTTTATCTAATTCCAGGGTCTCTTTAGTATTTTGAGAAAGTTCATACAGTTCAATAATCTTTTTGTTCAACTCTCTCACTTTTTCAGTTCTTCTCTCAACTTCTTCTTCAAGAATCTTTTTGTAATTTTCATCAGCAAGGATTACTGCTCTTTTGGCAAGAGCCCTATCTAAAGCTAAAAGGAGCATTTCTTTATTAAACGGCTTTTTTAAAAAATCATATGCCCCTGATTTAAAAGATTTTATTGCGGTATCTGTATCTATGTATCCTGTCATAACAATAGCAACCGTAGAAAAGCAATTTTTAGTGACAAATTCAACAACCTCAAACCCATTTTTCCCTGGCATACTTATATCGGTAATGACAATATCGTAATGTTTTTTCTTTAATTTTTCAATTGCTTCATCTCCGTTTGAGGCAGTATCAATGTTCGAAAAACCATTTAAAACAAGGATTTCTTCAAGAGAATCTAAAATTTCATCTTCATCATCAACAGCAAGAATTTTTATTTCCTCTGCTTTGGGGATAAAAGGCAATGCAATACCTGATACAAACTTGTTTTTTTCCATTCCCAATACAACCTCATTTATAAGTTTATAGAAATTATAGCAGATTTTTTAGACAATAGAAAAAAATAAACTACCAGACGTAATTTTTGTCAACAAGTTCAAGAAATCGCTTTAAATTTGTAAAGTCACCCTCGTACATATTGATAAATTGAATCCCTAATTCAAAATTCTCATTATTTTTTTTTATTAACCTTACAACCTTCCCCAATATAACTATTTTATGCCCAATTACATTTGTAAATTCTTTATATCTGGCTGCAAGTGCTTTATTGTTTGGGAGAAAAAATTCAATTTTTAAAATTGTGTCAATATTGACTTTACGAGAGCATTCAAAGAGTATGCCGCCTTCACTGATATTTTTAAATTTGCCCTTTAATGGGTTAGAGTTACCTTTGATAGCTAAAGGGTAAATATTAATATACCCTTTTAGATCTATGCGTTTATGTCTTCTTTTTTCTTCATATCCCATTATGTTAACTCCTTATAATTTATTATACAAAATAAAAATATGATAAATAAAAATTTTTTTTATTGCATTTTCTAATAAGATTTGATAACATTTTTTTGCTATGGTTAAAAGAGAATCTTGTGATAGAAAGATAACAGACAAAGTAAAAGAGTTAAGAAAATCCAAAGGATTAACTCAAAAAGAGTTTGCAGATATCCTGGGTATAAATATTAATACTGTCGCCCAGGCAGAAAGCTACAGACAAAATTATACAATTAAACTTTTAAGAAAAATTAGTGAAAAGTTTAATGTTCCAATGAGGTGGTTTTTTGATGAGCCAGGGGACCTTGATGATACAGGAGTATATAAGATACTTGATAGGTTCGATTATAAAAAGAAAACAAAAGTGAAAGAAATCGTTGAACGTCTTGATAAAGCAGAGATAGACGATATTGATGTTATTATTCAACTTCTTGATAAACTTACCAGAAAATAATTTTAAATCCCACAAAAAAAAATTCTTATTTTATTTTCTATGTAAAAAAATTTAAGTTATAATAAAATAAGATAGAATAATATATTAAAGGAGAAGTTATGACAGAAAATACTCATAGTTTTGTTGAATATAAAATTCAGGATATTTTTTATCAGTTTTATACTTCAGGAAAAACAGGAGTTATAAAAGTTTTTTTTCCAATGAATATAGTTAAGACAGTTTACTTTTCTGACGGGAATATCGTTTTTGCTACCTCAAATTCAGAAAAAGACAAATTAACAAACATTTTAATAAAAAATAAAAAAATAACAAAAGAACAACTAAATATGGCCCTCAAGCAGATGGATAAATCAATTTCTCTGGGAAGAAATCTTGTTAATATGGGTTTAATTACCCATAAAGAATTAGTTTGGGCTGTTAAAATTCAGGTTTTAAGTATAGTTTATTCTATTCTGGTATTAAAAGAGGGCGAGTATTCTGTTACAGAAGGGGTATTACCTGAGGGAATTATTAAGCTTCCTTTCAATACGTTAAAAATATTATTTGATTCATTTTTGCTATTCAAAGACAAGGATTGGATTTCCGAGAAAATTTCCCCTGACATGGTTTTTATTAAAACTGATTTCTTTGAAGAATACAAAGAAAAAATTCTAACCGACCCAAATTTTGAAAAAATTTACAATTTGATTGATGGAAAAAGAACCGTTGGAGAAATTACTCAAATGGTGGATATTGAGGATTTTAGAGTTTATAAACTTTTTTATGCATTAAAGTTTCTTAAATTTATTGAAGAAAAGGTAGATGAAGAAGTTCCATTTGAACCAGTTTTAGAAGAGAACAATGTATATGAGATAAAAGGGGATGATACAGAAAATATTAAAATGGTCGAAGAATTAGTTGGAGAAGAAGAAGAAAAAGAAGACGATATTGCAATTGAATTTGAAGGTGTAACATCGGAACATTCAGCTTTTGAAGAAGATTTGAACGAAAGCAATCAAATGGATTCTATTGTCCTTGATGAATCTGATTTTCAAGAAGAAAATGAAGAATATGAGAAATCAGGAGAAGAATTTGAAGAAGGAAATGAGACTATTGCTCAGGACAAAAAAGAATACATTGAAACATTACAAAAGCAGTTAGAGGACGAAAGCTCAATTGTGGAAGAGATTGAACAGGATAACTTTAAACTGGAATTTGAAAAAGATGAAGAAAATGAAGAAGAGAAAACCATACCTTCTTCCTCACCTTACGAAACTGCTAAGCAGGAGATTCAGTCTAACTTTGACGGGAAAGGTATGATTGAATCCAATGAAGATTCTTTTGTTGTTGAAGAAGAGTATGTCTCTGGCAATGGAAAAGGTATTGGGATGTATGTTGCTGTAATTTTAATCCTTTTCATTGCTGCCTTAGGTTACCTTGGTTACAATTTTTATAAAGAATCTAAAATAAAATCGAAAAGAGGCTACTCTAAACCAAAAAAAACAGTGAAAATTGTTTCATCATCAAAAGATATTACAACTGAAGACATTACTGTTGACAAAATTGAAGAAAAGTTAAATGAGAATGGAGTCACCAACAAGGAGGGAACAACTGTTAAAAATAAAACCGAAAATAATATAAAAAGTGGTAGTGAAAATGTAAATGCTATAGAAGCAACAGTAACATACGAGGCAAAACCAGTATATGAGGAACAAAAGACAACCAGTTCTCAATCTACAATAGAAAGTGATATTCAAAATGATAAATATGATGAATTTACTCTTAATTCAAAAACAATCCTTTTAGAAAATCCTGAAGCTTTTACTATCCAACTTGAATTGGCATGTAAATCAGAGACACTTGATAAAGCAATTGAATTGCTACCAGAGAAGGATAGAATATTTTTTATTCCTACAACTTTCAGGGGCAATAGTTGCTTTATTGTTTGTTATGGGATATACGATAC from Thermotomaculum hydrothermale carries:
- a CDS encoding S41 family peptidase, which gives rise to MKKFINVIALVFFAFSGFSANYLKLAKTPDAGINKLVFVYQDDLFVSNLDGTNVRRLVKAVGPESFPKFSPDGKWIAFTSYYNGNRNVYVIPSEGGEIHQITFEPEGAQMLEWSNDGKYIYYLTTRGCFSRFFRKIYKIRVKDGKPVGIGQEFPVDMASTLCFNDKGDAYTLNRHSLYFWWWKRYKGSANTDVWVYNKKTKKIENITKTKFNESWPIWAGDYIYFVSENNKGIANIFRINLKTKKREQVTFHKDYAAQWPSLSSDRKYIVYECGADLWKLNLKTLKYGKISIKADVDSILPEYEFVNPSNLITTFSVSPTGKRLVFSARGEIFTAPKKNGEIRQITFNSGARDDEPVWSPKKDKIAFISDRDGEENVYLIDQFAKTEPVKLTNRKSGFISDLRFSPDGNYLTYKTNDFAFYLFDINAKKEILISKTKRDFSREYEWSPDSRWIVYTETMPNYHSAIYVYNVVEKKSYKLYSSVFNIANPVFSADGKYIYFITSRYGENANIAMIMLQKEKKNPLEKEWDEEVVKKENKEAKKKDKKNEKKAKVEKKKSNKVKVKIDFDGIERRVELLPLNGYTIWGIRPIKGGLYVAFKPITKDLTVKRSSRWSFGYNLYFYNVKENKLTEVAKGVHGFDISNNNKWVAILYTKSYQIARAKAKASPKDRKSFSTLSMKLDRKAEWHQIFSESWRMVRDMFYDKNLHGVDWNKMRRKYEKMVDYCQTRNDLNRILEELVGELNASHQGARGGDFREKPKRVGIGSLGAVLVPDGKFYKFAKIYKGNPYYKQYNSPLDKPYIKVKEGDYLIKIDNQIVKTDRDYRWYLINKAGKSVTLTVNNKPSEKGAWDVRVKPISSEYMLRYLNWVEKNRAIVEKQSNGEIGYIHLNYMLGDNLAVFYDYIRYYFDKKGLILDVRWNGGGGIDPQLIDYLERKQYQVTRLRNGEDLPRPMDIFRGKIVVLCNEFSYSDAEVFPNAFKVRKLGKLIGVPTLGFVIAVDEYPLIDGGHIRKTFIGIWDIYGHQLESRGAIPDIIVENDPNQFEKGYDAQLQKAIEVLKKEIKSEKSKKIDTSIKPR
- a CDS encoding metallopeptidase TldD-related protein, with the translated sequence MKDKKFYIDIAYRLVKKFSPKFDYLKIYLTPMQETEVNILNGGIENVNFSESIPISIVGAKNGKTASVSGNFINESKVESLINYLTNLIDIVEKDPYFVIPERELIGKADANIDTFDVNFFGKTVEDMVYEAKNLENVALSLNSDVKSAGSFYSAYAGLTIFANSYLFADGFEHTYFGKGIVLLSEDRIEGSSNVGRKVRDGWWDYAVKEDLVEDSENISKKAVERVLSKKGAKKPETGILPVVFEKTVARGFFSSLASALTGSNLYRKESFLTDKLNSKIAVDFLTVVKACFQF
- a CDS encoding SPOR domain-containing protein, with the translated sequence MTENTHSFVEYKIQDIFYQFYTSGKTGVIKVFFPMNIVKTVYFSDGNIVFATSNSEKDKLTNILIKNKKITKEQLNMALKQMDKSISLGRNLVNMGLITHKELVWAVKIQVLSIVYSILVLKEGEYSVTEGVLPEGIIKLPFNTLKILFDSFLLFKDKDWISEKISPDMVFIKTDFFEEYKEKILTDPNFEKIYNLIDGKRTVGEITQMVDIEDFRVYKLFYALKFLKFIEEKVDEEVPFEPVLEENNVYEIKGDDTENIKMVEELVGEEEEKEDDIAIEFEGVTSEHSAFEEDLNESNQMDSIVLDESDFQEENEEYEKSGEEFEEGNETIAQDKKEYIETLQKQLEDESSIVEEIEQDNFKLEFEKDEENEEEKTIPSSSPYETAKQEIQSNFDGKGMIESNEDSFVVEEEYVSGNGKGIGMYVAVILILFIAALGYLGYNFYKESKIKSKRGYSKPKKTVKIVSSSKDITTEDITVDKIEEKLNENGVTNKEGTTVKNKTENNIKSGSENVNAIEATVTYEAKPVYEEQKTTSSQSTIESDIQNDKYDEFTLNSKTILLENPEAFTIQLELACKSETLDKAIELLPEKDRIFFIPTTFRGNSCFIVCYGIYDTKDEAKVAMETLDKEFFQDNTPLIRKAKKFKKYFSKF
- a CDS encoding PilZ domain-containing protein; this encodes MGYEEKRRHKRIDLKGYINIYPLAIKGNSNPLKGKFKNISEGGILFECSRKVNIDTILKIEFFLPNNKALAARYKEFTNVIGHKIVILGKVVRLIKKNNENFELGIQFINMYEGDFTNLKRFLELVDKNYVW
- a CDS encoding TldD/PmbA family protein; the encoded protein is MKFSDHFFGFTFSDANRVFSQILKKGHFGELYFEFSESISVVFEDDIVKSASRVQQGGVGVRVIEGETTGYSYCETFDIDSIIKAGKFASAIASSKRDLFTYPIEFKEIKGHYLYQADLILESFELTKRVEILKKLTEKAYKYSDLIKKANGRITDTVSRIFIINSQGEYGFDIRPSISVSVSTIAEKGDKREFGRDGFAKRGGFELINGDILTSLANEASRKAILNLDAKPAPAGLMPVVLAAGESGALIHESVGHPLEADFIRKKSSAYTGRVGEKVASSLCTIVDDGTIPENTGSLNFDDELVKTEKTVLIEKGILKRFMTDRLNADLLSIPYSGNGKRESFKSNPIPRMRVTYLDAGEDNPEDIIKSVEKGIMCCSFAGGQVDISSGDFVFVPNESYYIENGEVKYPVKNLTLIGNGPDVLTKVDMVGYDLKFSSGNWICGKGQSVQVGIGMPTIRIKEITVGGQQA
- a CDS encoding helix-turn-helix domain-containing protein, coding for MVKRESCDRKITDKVKELRKSKGLTQKEFADILGININTVAQAESYRQNYTIKLLRKISEKFNVPMRWFFDEPGDLDDTGVYKILDRFDYKKKTKVKEIVERLDKAEIDDIDVIIQLLDKLTRK
- a CDS encoding response regulator; its protein translation is MEKNKFVSGIALPFIPKAEEIKILAVDDEDEILDSLEEILVLNGFSNIDTASNGDEAIEKLKKKHYDIVITDISMPGKNGFEVVEFVTKNCFSTVAIVMTGYIDTDTAIKSFKSGAYDFLKKPFNKEMLLLALDRALAKRAVILADENYKKILEEEVERRTEKVRELNKKIIELYELSQNTKETLELDKAINIFKHHSVRFFKPMNFAILLYSPLNDTLTMHHEFYSQHNFQPERFIFNAKEFIITQSKQVKNAIFLFKNDNYSVLVKLIRHNHFLGFLYMGFAEEKEFKTLDEKLLELFVSELEASLYHC